Proteins from a genomic interval of Pseudomonas sp. RC10:
- a CDS encoding FAD-dependent monooxygenase, which produces MPITQKIAIVGAGLGGAAAATLLQQAGFHVDVYEQAPEFSRIGAGIHMGPNIMKIFRRMGIEQPLSDMGSHPDFWFSRDGATGDYLSRIALGEFSRKEYGAAYITVHRGDLHALQMSTLAPGSVHFSKCLTTLEERDNGVRLNFADGTHADADIVIGADGINSKIREELLGHEKPLYSGWVAHRALIRSDVLTKYNLDFENCVKWWSEDRHMMVYHTTGKRDEYYYVTGVPHPAWEFDGNFVDSSQAEMYEAFAGYHPTVQALIESTESVTKWPLLNRNPLPLWSRGRLVLLGDACHPMKPHMAQGAGMAIEDAAMLTRCLQETGVSDYRTAFELYEANRKERASRVQAVSNANTWLRTQEDPAWVYGYDLYGQELKSGVIA; this is translated from the coding sequence ATGCCTATTACGCAAAAAATCGCCATCGTCGGAGCCGGTCTGGGTGGGGCAGCCGCCGCCACTCTGCTGCAACAAGCAGGCTTTCACGTCGATGTTTATGAGCAAGCGCCGGAGTTTTCCCGCATTGGTGCGGGGATTCATATGGGCCCGAACATCATGAAGATTTTCCGCCGCATGGGCATCGAGCAGCCGCTGAGCGACATGGGTTCGCACCCGGATTTCTGGTTCAGCCGGGATGGCGCCACCGGCGACTACCTGTCGCGCATCGCACTGGGTGAATTCTCACGCAAGGAATATGGCGCGGCCTACATCACCGTGCACCGTGGTGACTTGCACGCGTTGCAGATGTCGACCCTGGCACCGGGCAGCGTGCATTTCAGCAAATGCCTGACCACCCTTGAAGAGCGCGACAACGGCGTGCGTCTGAACTTCGCCGACGGCACCCATGCCGATGCCGACATCGTGATCGGTGCCGACGGCATCAACTCGAAAATCCGCGAAGAATTGCTGGGTCATGAAAAACCGCTGTACAGCGGCTGGGTCGCTCACCGCGCGTTGATCCGCAGCGACGTGTTGACCAAATACAACCTGGACTTCGAGAACTGCGTGAAATGGTGGAGCGAGGACCGTCACATGATGGTCTATCACACCACCGGCAAACGCGACGAGTACTACTACGTCACCGGCGTGCCCCACCCTGCGTGGGAATTTGACGGCAACTTCGTCGACAGCAGCCAGGCCGAAATGTACGAAGCCTTCGCTGGCTATCACCCCACCGTGCAGGCGCTGATCGAGTCCACCGAGAGCGTCACCAAGTGGCCGCTGCTCAATCGCAATCCGCTGCCGCTGTGGAGTCGTGGGCGCCTGGTGTTGCTGGGCGATGCCTGCCATCCGATGAAGCCGCACATGGCCCAAGGCGCGGGCATGGCGATTGAAGACGCCGCGATGCTGACCCGTTGCCTGCAAGAAACCGGTGTGAGCGACTACCGCACCGCCTTCGAACTCTACGAAGCCAACCGCAAGGAACGCGCCTCTCGCGTACAGGCCGTGTCCAACGCCAACACTTGGCTTCGCACGCAAGAAGACCCGGCCTGGGTCTACGGTTACGACCTCTATGGTCAGGAACTGAAATCGGGGGTGATCGCGTGA
- a CDS encoding 2,5-dihydroxypyridine 5,6-dioxygenase translates to MPVSDCELTQMFEHVLKLSKVDATQSVAVLKSHYSDQRTVRAAMDAAQRLGAKVYAVELPSFNHPKAMGNDMTAYCGDTALTGNIAAQRALEAADLIVDTMMLLHSPEQEQILKTGTRILLAVEPPEVLARMLPTLADKERVLAAEQVLKGARSIHVKSRAGSDFRAQLGQYPSVTEYGFADEPGRWDHWPSGFLFSWPNEETAEGTLVIDVGDIVLPFKTYSREQITLEIEKGFITRIHGGFEAEYLRDYMKYFNDPEVYGISHIGWGLQPRAQWTAMGLHDKNDGMCMDARAFYGNFLFSTGPNTEVGGKRKTPCHLDIPLRHCDIYLDDLAVVLGGDVVAPEASKA, encoded by the coding sequence ATGCCGGTTAGCGATTGCGAATTGACCCAGATGTTCGAACACGTGCTGAAACTGTCGAAAGTCGACGCCACTCAGAGCGTTGCGGTGCTCAAGAGTCACTACTCCGATCAGCGCACGGTGCGGGCTGCGATGGATGCCGCGCAGCGCCTGGGCGCCAAGGTGTACGCTGTGGAACTGCCGTCGTTCAATCACCCCAAGGCCATGGGCAACGACATGACCGCGTACTGCGGCGACACGGCGCTGACCGGCAATATCGCCGCGCAACGGGCGCTGGAGGCGGCGGACCTGATCGTCGACACGATGATGCTGCTGCACTCGCCAGAGCAGGAACAGATTCTGAAGACCGGAACACGGATTCTGCTGGCGGTAGAGCCACCGGAAGTGCTGGCGCGCATGCTGCCAACGCTGGCTGACAAGGAGCGGGTGCTAGCGGCTGAGCAGGTGCTGAAAGGCGCGCGGTCGATTCACGTGAAATCCCGTGCAGGCAGCGATTTCCGGGCGCAACTGGGGCAATACCCTTCAGTCACCGAGTACGGATTCGCCGACGAGCCGGGGCGCTGGGACCACTGGCCAAGCGGCTTTCTGTTCTCGTGGCCGAACGAAGAAACCGCCGAAGGCACGTTGGTCATCGACGTGGGCGACATCGTGCTGCCGTTCAAGACCTACTCTCGCGAGCAGATCACTCTGGAGATCGAGAAAGGCTTTATTACCCGGATTCACGGCGGGTTCGAGGCCGAATACCTGCGTGATTACATGAAGTATTTCAACGACCCGGAGGTGTATGGCATTTCCCACATCGGCTGGGGTTTGCAGCCGCGCGCGCAGTGGACGGCCATGGGGCTGCACGACAAAAACGACGGCATGTGCATGGACGCGCGGGCGTTCTACGGCAACTTCCTGTTTTCCACCGGCCCGAATACTGAAGTGGGCGGCAAGCGCAAGACGCCGTGTCACCTGGATATTCCGCTGCGTCATTGCGACATTTATCTGGATGATCTGGCCGTGGTGCTGGGTGGGGATGTGGTGGCGCCGGAGGCCTCGAAGGCTTGA
- a CDS encoding alpha/beta hydrolase translates to MSTFIHGGNVQANGIRQHYLRYGGTKHAGKPALILIPGITSPAITWGFVAERFGQSFDTYVLDARGRGLSSTGPDLDYSVDTCADDISAFAAAMGIDSYHLVGHSMGARFAVRASVRNPKGLKSLVLIDPPVSGPGRREYPSKLPWYVDSIRQSQLGMTADDMRAFCATWTDEQLQLRAEWLHTCYEPAIVRAFNDFHDEDFHQDLPNLPVPALLLVATRGGVIQAEDEAEIRQLQPTIQIARVEDAGHMIPWDNLPGFFAAFGDFLGAPLA, encoded by the coding sequence GTGAGCACGTTCATTCACGGTGGCAACGTCCAGGCCAACGGCATTCGTCAGCATTACCTGCGCTACGGCGGCACGAAACACGCGGGCAAACCCGCGCTGATCCTGATTCCGGGCATCACCAGTCCGGCAATCACCTGGGGCTTCGTCGCGGAACGCTTCGGTCAGTCGTTCGACACCTACGTGCTGGACGCCCGCGGTCGCGGTTTATCGTCCACCGGTCCCGACCTGGATTACAGCGTCGACACCTGCGCCGACGACATCAGCGCCTTTGCCGCCGCGATGGGCATCGACAGCTATCACTTGGTGGGGCATTCCATGGGGGCGCGTTTTGCGGTGCGGGCGTCGGTGCGCAACCCGAAAGGCCTGAAAAGCCTGGTGCTGATCGACCCGCCGGTGTCAGGTCCGGGGCGTCGCGAATACCCGTCGAAACTGCCGTGGTACGTCGACTCGATCCGCCAGTCGCAACTCGGCATGACCGCCGACGACATGCGCGCCTTCTGCGCGACCTGGACCGACGAGCAATTGCAGCTCCGTGCGGAATGGCTGCACACCTGCTACGAACCGGCCATCGTCCGCGCCTTCAACGATTTCCATGACGAGGACTTCCACCAGGACCTGCCGAACCTGCCGGTCCCTGCCCTGCTCCTTGTCGCGACGCGCGGCGGCGTGATTCAGGCAGAAGACGAGGCCGAAATCCGACAGCTGCAACCGACGATTCAGATTGCACGGGTGGAAGACGCCGGGCACATGATCCCGTGGGACAATCTGCCGGGGTTCTTTGCGGCGTTTGGGGATTTTCTGGGTGCGCCATTGGCTTAG